From Nitrospira sp., the proteins below share one genomic window:
- a CDS encoding glycosyltransferase, with protein MTPSLNHGRFLRQTIESVAAQSFKNVEHIVVDGGSTDGTVEILKEFPHLRWVSEPDDHVLEAYQKAFAMARGQYIIQCCVSDGFLDLHWFRKCVDVLESDDEVSLVWGFAQAMSEEGNLLNVSFQDFFADPPPQKQNFLAFWLESGFPLPEGNYCVRSEVIKKWFPDSHARDWFRVCPHLGFMFRFITEGYSPYFIPAVANFGRTHHDQRSQRLSNVEKPGQVAYANAVKEYGRRVLSGTTVHRFRNGRSQVIGEIQPHQLSSLRRRIWRHRLLRSRLLRVDPYTLALKLKERLFS; from the coding sequence GTGACGCCGTCACTTAATCATGGCCGCTTTCTTCGGCAGACGATTGAGAGTGTCGCGGCGCAATCGTTCAAAAACGTCGAACACATTGTCGTTGACGGAGGATCGACAGATGGAACCGTGGAGATCCTTAAAGAATTTCCGCACCTCCGATGGGTGTCTGAACCGGACGATCACGTTCTGGAGGCCTATCAAAAAGCGTTTGCCATGGCGCGAGGGCAGTACATCATTCAGTGTTGCGTCTCAGACGGATTTCTCGATCTCCACTGGTTTCGAAAGTGTGTCGATGTGCTTGAGTCGGACGACGAGGTGTCGCTGGTATGGGGATTTGCCCAAGCCATGTCCGAGGAGGGCAATCTGCTGAATGTCTCTTTTCAGGATTTTTTTGCGGATCCTCCTCCGCAGAAACAGAACTTTCTTGCATTCTGGCTTGAGAGCGGTTTTCCCTTGCCCGAGGGGAATTATTGTGTGAGAAGCGAGGTGATTAAGAAGTGGTTCCCGGATTCACACGCGCGGGATTGGTTCAGAGTCTGTCCCCATCTTGGGTTTATGTTCAGATTTATTACTGAGGGCTATAGTCCGTATTTCATTCCGGCGGTTGCGAATTTCGGCCGTACGCACCATGATCAGCGCAGTCAACGTTTGAGCAATGTGGAAAAGCCCGGACAGGTTGCGTACGCAAACGCCGTCAAGGAGTACGGGCGACGAGTTCTCAGTGGAACGACCGTGCATCGCTTCCGCAACGGTCGTTCGCAGGTGATCGGGGAGATTCAGCCACATCAGCTCTCCTCGTTGAGGCGGCGTATCTGGCGACATCGGTTGCTGCGCTCCCGTCTGCTTCGAGTCGATCCATATACTCTCGCATTGAAACTTAAGGAGCGGCTATTCAGCTGA